In Rhinopithecus roxellana isolate Shanxi Qingling chromosome 4, ASM756505v1, whole genome shotgun sequence, a single genomic region encodes these proteins:
- the CCHCR1 gene encoding coiled-coil alpha-helical rod protein 1 isoform X6, producing MFPPSGQWDQTRGVVVVSAWETDYLWFCNSSDSTGLIPPSHFQARPLSTLRRMAPTWLSDIPLVQPPGHQDVSERRLDTQRPQVTMWEQDVSNDRQEPGRRGRSWELQGSQALSQQAEVIARQLQELRRLEEEVRLLRETSLQQKMRLEAQAMELEALAQAEKAGRAEAEGLRAALAGAEVVRKNLEEGSQRELEEVQRLHQEQLSSLTQAHQEALSSLTSKAEGLEKSLSSLETRRAGEAKELAEAQREAELLRKQLSKTQEDLEAQVTLVENLRKYVGEQVPPEVHSQTWELERQKFLENMQHLQEDRDGLHATVELLQVRVQSLTHILALQEEELTRKVQPSDSLEPEFTRKCQSLLNRWREKVFALMVQLKAQELQHSDSVKQLKGQGLQLELSRAQEARRRWQQQTTSAEEQLRLVVNAVSSSQIWLESTMAKVEEAAARLPSLNNRLSYAVRKVHTIRGLTARKLALAQLRQESCPLPPPVTDMSLELQQLREERNRLDAELQLSARLIQQEVGRAREQGEAERQQLSKVAQQLEQELQQTQESLASLGLQLEVARQGQQESTEEAASLRQELTQQQDLYRQALQEKVAEVETRLRKQLSDTERRLNEARREHAKAVVSLRQIQRRAAQEKERSQELRRLQEEARKEEGQRLAWRLQELERDKNLMLATLQQEGLLSRYKQQRLLAVLPSLLDKKKSVVSSPRPPECSASVPVAAAVPTRESIKGSLSVLLDDLQGLSEAISKEEAVCQGDNLDRCSSSNPQMSS from the exons ATGTTTCCACCTTCAGGTCAGTGGGACCAGACAAGGGGAGTGGTGGTTGTCTCTGCCTGGGAAACTGACTATCTTTGGTTTTGTAATTCTTCAGATTCCACTGGGCTGATTCCTCCCTCCCATTTTCAAGCTCGGCCCCTTTCAACTCTGCGGAGAATGGCTCCCACCTGGCTCTCAGACATTCCCCTGGTCCAACCCCCAGGCCATCAAGATGTCTCAGAGAGGCGACTAGACACCCAGAGACCTCAAGTGACCATGTGGGAACAGGATGTTTCCAATGACAGGCAGGAGCCAGGGCGGAGAGGCAG GTCCTGGGAGCTGCAGGGATCACAGGCCCTGAGCCAGCAGGCTGAGGTGATCGCTCGGCAGTTGCAAGAACTGCGGCGGCTGGAGGAGGAGGTCCGGCTCCTGCGGGAGACCTCACTGCAGCAGAAGATGAGGCTAGAGGCCCAGGCCATGGAGCTGGAGGCTCTGGCACAGGCGGAGAAGGCTGGCCGAGCTGAGGCTGAGGGCCTGCGTGCTGCTTTGGCTGGGGCTGAGGTCGTCCGGAAGAACTTGGAAGAGGGGAGCCAGCGCGAGCTGGAAGAGGTTCAGAGGCTGCACCAAGAGCAG CTGTCCTCTTTGACACAGGCTCACCAGGAGGCTCTTTCCAGTTTGACCAGCAAGGCCGAGGGCTTGGAGAAGTCTTTGAGTAGTCTGGAAACCAGGAGAGCAGGGGAAGCCAAGGAGCTGGCCGAGGCTCAGAGGGAGGCCGAGCTGCTTCGAAAGCAGCTGAG CAAGACCCAGGAAGACTTGGAGGCTCAGGTGACCCTGGTTGAGAATCTAAGAAAATATGTTGGGGAACAAGTCCCTCCTGAGGTCCACAGCCAGACATGGGAACTGGAGCGACAGAAGTTTCTGGAAAACATGCAG CACTTACAGGAGGACCGGGATGGCCTGCACGCCACCGTGGAGCTGCTGCAGGTGCGGGTGCAGAGCCTCACGCACATCCTCGCCCTGCAGGAGGAGGAGCTAACTAGGAAG GTTCAGCCTTCAGATTCCCTGGAGCCTGAGTTTACCAGGAAGTGCCAGTCCCTGCTGAACCGCTGGCGGGAGAAGGTGTTTGCCCTCATGGTGCAGCTAAAGGCCCAGGAGCTGCAACACAGCGACTCTGTTAAGCAGCTGAAGGGACAG GGCCTGCAGTTGGAGCTGAGCCGTGCTCAGGAGGCCAGGCGCCGGTGGCAGCAGCAGACAACCTCAGCCGAGGAGCAGCTGAGGCTTGTGGTCAATGCCGTCAGCAG CTCTCAGATCTGGCTCGAGAGCACCATGGCTAAGGTGGAAGAGGCTGCTGCCCGGCTTCCCAGCCTCAACAACCGACTCAGCTATGCTGTCCGCAAGGTCCACACCATTCGGG GCCTGACTGCTCGAAAGCTTGCCCTTGCTCAGCTGCGCCAGGAGAG CTGTCCCCTACCACCACCAGTCACAGACATGAGCCTTGAGTTGCAGCAGCTGCGGGAAGAACGGAACCGCCTGGATGCAGAACTGCAGCTGAGTGCCCGCCTCATTCAGCAGGAGGTGGGCCGGGCTCGGGAACAAG GGGAGGCAGAGCGGCAGCAGCTGAGCAAGGTGGCTCAGCAGTTGGAGCAGGAGCTGCAGCAGACCCAAGAGTCCCTGGCTAGCTTGGGGCTGCAGCTGGAGGTGGCACGCCAGGGCCAGCAGGAGAGCACAGAGGAGGCTGCCAGTCTGCGGCAGGAGCTGACCCAGCAGCAGGACCTCTACAGGCAAG CCCTGCAAGAGAAGGTGGCTGAAGTGGAAACTCGGCTGCGGAAGCAACTCTCAGACACAGAGAGGAGGCTGAACGAGGCTCGGAGGGAGCATGCCAAGGCCG TGGTCTCCTTGCGCCAGATTCAGCGCAGAGCCGCCCAGGAAAAGGAGCGGAGCCAGGAACTCAGGCGTCTGCAGGAGGAGGCCCGGAAGGAGGAGGGGCAGCGACTGGCCTGGCGCTTGCAGGAGCTGGAGAGGGATAAGAACCTCATGCTG GCCACCTTGCAGCAGGAGGGTCTCCTCTCCCGTTACAAGCAGCAGCGACTGTTGGCAGTTCTTCCTTCCCTACTGGATAAGAAGAAATCTGTGGTGTCCAGCCCCAGGCCTCCAGAGTGTTCAGCATCCGTACCTGTAGCAGCAGCAGTACCCACCAGGGAATCCATAAAAG GGTCCCTCTCTGTCCTGCTCGATGACCTACAGGGCTTGAGTGAAGCCATTTCCAAAGAGGAAGCTGTTTGTCAAGGAGACAACCTTGACAGATGCTCCAGCTCCAATCCCCAGATGAGCAGCTAA
- the CCHCR1 gene encoding coiled-coil alpha-helical rod protein 1 isoform X9: MFPPSGHQDVSERRLDTQRPQVTMWEQDVSNDRQEPGRRGRSWELQGSQALSQQAEVIARQLQELRRLEEEVRLLRETSLQQKMRLEAQAMELEALAQAEKAGRAEAEGLRAALAGAEVVRKNLEEGSQRELEEVQRLHQEQLSSLTQAHQEALSSLTSKAEGLEKSLSSLETRRAGEAKELAEAQREAELLRKQLSKTQEDLEAQVTLVENLRKYVGEQVPPEVHSQTWELERQKFLENMQHLQEDRDGLHATVELLQVRVQSLTHILALQEEELTRKVQPSDSLEPEFTRKCQSLLNRWREKVFALMVQLKAQELQHSDSVKQLKGQVTSLQEQVTAQSQEQAILQRSLQDKAAEVEVERMGSRGLQLELSRAQEARRRWQQQTTSAEEQLRLVVNAVSSSQIWLESTMAKVEEAAARLPSLNNRLSYAVRKVHTIRGLTARKLALAQLRQESCPLPPPVTDMSLELQQLREERNRLDAELQLSARLIQQEVGRAREQGEAERQQLSKVAQQLEQELQQTQESLASLGLQLEVARQGQQESTEEAASLRQELTQQQDLYRQALQEKVAEVETRLRKQLSDTERRLNEARREHAKAVVSLRQIQRRAAQEKERSQELRRLQEEARKEEGQRLAWRLQELERDKNLMLATLQQEGLLSRYKQQRLLAVLPSLLDKKKSVVSSPRPPECSASVPVAAAVPTRESIKGSLSVLLDDLQGLSEAISKEEAVCQGDNLDRCSSSNPQMSS; the protein is encoded by the exons ATGTTTCCACCTTCAG GCCATCAAGATGTCTCAGAGAGGCGACTAGACACCCAGAGACCTCAAGTGACCATGTGGGAACAGGATGTTTCCAATGACAGGCAGGAGCCAGGGCGGAGAGGCAG GTCCTGGGAGCTGCAGGGATCACAGGCCCTGAGCCAGCAGGCTGAGGTGATCGCTCGGCAGTTGCAAGAACTGCGGCGGCTGGAGGAGGAGGTCCGGCTCCTGCGGGAGACCTCACTGCAGCAGAAGATGAGGCTAGAGGCCCAGGCCATGGAGCTGGAGGCTCTGGCACAGGCGGAGAAGGCTGGCCGAGCTGAGGCTGAGGGCCTGCGTGCTGCTTTGGCTGGGGCTGAGGTCGTCCGGAAGAACTTGGAAGAGGGGAGCCAGCGCGAGCTGGAAGAGGTTCAGAGGCTGCACCAAGAGCAG CTGTCCTCTTTGACACAGGCTCACCAGGAGGCTCTTTCCAGTTTGACCAGCAAGGCCGAGGGCTTGGAGAAGTCTTTGAGTAGTCTGGAAACCAGGAGAGCAGGGGAAGCCAAGGAGCTGGCCGAGGCTCAGAGGGAGGCCGAGCTGCTTCGAAAGCAGCTGAG CAAGACCCAGGAAGACTTGGAGGCTCAGGTGACCCTGGTTGAGAATCTAAGAAAATATGTTGGGGAACAAGTCCCTCCTGAGGTCCACAGCCAGACATGGGAACTGGAGCGACAGAAGTTTCTGGAAAACATGCAG CACTTACAGGAGGACCGGGATGGCCTGCACGCCACCGTGGAGCTGCTGCAGGTGCGGGTGCAGAGCCTCACGCACATCCTCGCCCTGCAGGAGGAGGAGCTAACTAGGAAG GTTCAGCCTTCAGATTCCCTGGAGCCTGAGTTTACCAGGAAGTGCCAGTCCCTGCTGAACCGCTGGCGGGAGAAGGTGTTTGCCCTCATGGTGCAGCTAAAGGCCCAGGAGCTGCAACACAGCGACTCTGTTAAGCAGCTGAAGGGACAG GTGACCTCACTCCAGGAACAAGTAACAGCCCAGAGCCAGGAGCAGGCCATTCTGCAGCGATCCCTGCAGGACAAAGCCgcagaggtggaggtggagcGGATGGGTTCCAGG GGCCTGCAGTTGGAGCTGAGCCGTGCTCAGGAGGCCAGGCGCCGGTGGCAGCAGCAGACAACCTCAGCCGAGGAGCAGCTGAGGCTTGTGGTCAATGCCGTCAGCAG CTCTCAGATCTGGCTCGAGAGCACCATGGCTAAGGTGGAAGAGGCTGCTGCCCGGCTTCCCAGCCTCAACAACCGACTCAGCTATGCTGTCCGCAAGGTCCACACCATTCGGG GCCTGACTGCTCGAAAGCTTGCCCTTGCTCAGCTGCGCCAGGAGAG CTGTCCCCTACCACCACCAGTCACAGACATGAGCCTTGAGTTGCAGCAGCTGCGGGAAGAACGGAACCGCCTGGATGCAGAACTGCAGCTGAGTGCCCGCCTCATTCAGCAGGAGGTGGGCCGGGCTCGGGAACAAG GGGAGGCAGAGCGGCAGCAGCTGAGCAAGGTGGCTCAGCAGTTGGAGCAGGAGCTGCAGCAGACCCAAGAGTCCCTGGCTAGCTTGGGGCTGCAGCTGGAGGTGGCACGCCAGGGCCAGCAGGAGAGCACAGAGGAGGCTGCCAGTCTGCGGCAGGAGCTGACCCAGCAGCAGGACCTCTACAGGCAAG CCCTGCAAGAGAAGGTGGCTGAAGTGGAAACTCGGCTGCGGAAGCAACTCTCAGACACAGAGAGGAGGCTGAACGAGGCTCGGAGGGAGCATGCCAAGGCCG TGGTCTCCTTGCGCCAGATTCAGCGCAGAGCCGCCCAGGAAAAGGAGCGGAGCCAGGAACTCAGGCGTCTGCAGGAGGAGGCCCGGAAGGAGGAGGGGCAGCGACTGGCCTGGCGCTTGCAGGAGCTGGAGAGGGATAAGAACCTCATGCTG GCCACCTTGCAGCAGGAGGGTCTCCTCTCCCGTTACAAGCAGCAGCGACTGTTGGCAGTTCTTCCTTCCCTACTGGATAAGAAGAAATCTGTGGTGTCCAGCCCCAGGCCTCCAGAGTGTTCAGCATCCGTACCTGTAGCAGCAGCAGTACCCACCAGGGAATCCATAAAAG GGTCCCTCTCTGTCCTGCTCGATGACCTACAGGGCTTGAGTGAAGCCATTTCCAAAGAGGAAGCTGTTTGTCAAGGAGACAACCTTGACAGATGCTCCAGCTCCAATCCCCAGATGAGCAGCTAA